The sequence GGAAATTGggttgctaacagctgcttgcctctcccatccagatcagtatcaggagacgctctcccaaccagattactAGCTGAAGACGCTttcccatccagatcattattaggagacgctctcccattcaaactgccaactagagatgctctcccaaccagattgttagccggagacgctctcccatccagatcactaccaggagacgctctcccaaccagatcactagctgaagatgctctcccatccagatcattattaggagacactctcccatgCAAATCGCCAACTAGAgactctcccaaccagatcactagctgaagatgctctcccatccagatcagtattaggagaAGCTCTCTCATTcaaattgctaactagagatgcactcccaaccagattgctagctGGAGACGCtttcccatccagatcagtattaggagacactctcccatccACAAGAAGACACTCTCTGTCATGAGCACTATCAAACATTTCCCAGCTATAGAGTACCAACCAGCTAACCACCATAGAGAGACCTCAGTGCTACTATCACGTGTCAATGCTATTTCACACAGTGCCACTCTCAACAGTGGATATTGACAACTCTGGAAAAAACCGTCACGTCCTGACCATTGTACCAactgcgcacaggtgttgatgctgtcatcacaatctggcacctgcgcacaggtgtttgatgctgtcatcacaatctggcacctgTGCACAGctgttgatgctgtcatcacaatctggcacctgcgcacaggtgttgatgctgtcacaatctggctaaagccaCGTGACACAAATTAGTGGTGACCCGCAGGTCAACACATCACCTACTGCTGCTATAAGCAGTTCGTCCATTCTCCTTAGAGGAGTCTGAGACAGCAAGGGGGCCTCACTTAGGATATCTGCCTTATCCACTAGGTTCTCATGTTttcctctattgtaaagagtttaggacagagacgcttctctgctctaaactctttcattacccaagcatcaataaaccaaaagtacttcctactttggccccgctggaattacataaccttgcctaggccgtataccatggcagatgaggccccccctggcacttaccaaacaccctcctcaatcaatggattcctggaggtgaagaatgaagatccgaggaacagagcacgtaaataggtgagtggtagcgtgACTAAACATTAACAGAAATCAGTAACATGTTCACCATGCTATAATTGAATGACCTAATTATACACGCGTATGGAGATATAGACAACAGCATTACAGATACTTTTACATTCATTTAATAACTAAGCAACTTAAAGCAAGTAATCCAAGTATCAGTGTAAATTGTAGAAGGCAGAACACTTCACATGATCCTGCGAGAGCTTAGAAGTGCATGCTACTTTCTGCAACTTAGAAATTGTTCTTGTAACATCAGTATCTCCAACTATGCTCTGAAAGGTAGATTTAACCTCTCGTGAAATCAGGCCAGGGATTCCTACCAGGGAATGATACAATTATTGGTAGTTAATTAATCACAATTTATTCACAAGTTGGTAAGTTTCATTAGCATGGAGTGAGTTAATTTcatgtattattatatgtagCATTATTCGTGTTGCCATGATGCAAGGTGCATGTAATGCTTAATTTATGCTTGTACAGTAGGAAGTTTCCCAACAATAATGGGTATTATGGGTGGGGTACTTTTTTTGAAGTATAGCATGTAATATTTCATCCTAAAGCAGTGTTATTGTTCTGGTGTCTGCCTGCCATATAACGAATGCAGCAATTATTAAAGGAGAGCTATACGTGTAGGTGATTTGTGAAGAATGTGCTCTTAGTGTAAGCAATCAATAATATTGCACTTTTAGTAGAGTTATAGAGATTGAAGAACTaaattaatatgtgactgaatttgacaaaccaAGCTTTAGGGAttagcctattatgccagcataatgctagcataataggctgaataACTTCAGTTTTCCAGCAAAAGTTAATCTGTGGACCAGACACTCATGCATGCATTTCATAAGTGCTCAATATTATTCACAATGTACATGTACTCCATTACAACAGTCAttcattctaataaagcaaccATGCAAGCACCATACACAATTTGAGTGCATAAACCAAATTTGCAAATTCTGCAATCTAGTAGCAACTGTAACTGCCATTACTTTTAATTTAGAGTGTtaaaactgttttttttttttttcagttttcaGCACTATGTATTTCGTAAATGGGGAGGGGGCTTGGCAGACCAAAGGGCCCTAGCTTCCCCTGCCTCCATTTCCGCTTCCTATGgtgaaaaataaataaaaagtcaACAAAACAATTGTAAACTGTTATATGAACATAACCAAGCATTAATGGCTATAACCAAATTCTCACAATACAGATATAAGAGTAACAAAACATTGTCAAATAATGTTCACTTTATCTACATACAGTGTGATCGCTAGGCAATTCTACTGAATGTATCTGCACCATACTGACCAGGAAAGGTAAATCCAGGACTTTTTCCAGTCTGCTCATCAATCTTATCAAAATACACCCACTGATTATTGGCAGCACTTATTTCATATAATACACAAGGCAACACGGGAGGTAACTTTGCTTGAAAGAGAAGATCATCATAATAGGATAGGAATACGGCAACAGTCGGAGTTATCTGTAAGGCTAACTGATTTTCATATTGAAAAACTGTATAGTTGAATTGCCCTGCTTTATCATGGTAAACTCCAATGTAAGCCTCTGGGTTGTGTGGAGCAGGATACTATAATGAGAATGAGTGATACACAGTAAACCATGTCAAAACATACGTAGGGTTGTACCAGTATGGAATCCGAATTTGCATAGCAGTAGAATACTATGACTACTCAAGTGGATTCTGATATTAAATGTTCATTTTTGTAAATGCaaaatattctaaataaatatgctaataaaattaaaataccTTCAGCAATAAAAAGAAAAGGATCTTCTTGAAAATTGTATCCACACACGCTACTAGCATGCTATGAAGCATAaacgcatgcatacacatagTCTTCTAGTCCTAAAGCATAACTATATGTAGCACTATGTTATTTTATTTTACTTGAACTACTATAGTGCTTGCTGAATAGTACTTCAATGAAAATAATTCTCGGTAACAGATTCAAAATTTGACTGATATGTGCTACTTATATATGAACTATCTGTACTGATAGCTACATACTTAATACTGTGTTATCTACTAATAACAtcaatgtgtgtatatatatatactaagacAGACATACATAACCATAAGTGGTATGGGAGTGGGTTCACTAAAAGTGTATGTTGCATATTGGCAACCATACAAAAGAATATCCGTGTATCTACTGTGTGCCCTAGTCAGCTAGTGGCTTTCCTACGTATAGTTATAGTGGCTGGCATGCATCTCTAAAAATCCAATAGCCACatacaaataatttatgtaACTGGGTCTAGGAAAACTGGTTttattgcccatgacagcaggtttgatttttcaccgcaaacacaaaactacataaatacaCTATCAAATTTTACTGGCAAAATCAGTCCTGCTTAAGTACATGGTCTGCTTTCACTGGCAACTTTTCCCAAACCCAATGGCAAGGCATACAAGTGGTCTgggaccttaatggagctctggccaacctGGGGGAATAAAACTAGCAttgctgtacagctctgtggtattgaataaagacctgtactGTAATTTACTTTTACTTTCACTTTAAACCAGTTTTGAGACTTGAATGGCAGTCTAATTCATCCTTACTTGCTGCTCtttaattttgtaaacaacCTCATGCCCTCCCCTCCACCCTATATTGGTGCTCGTCCAGTGTTTATTCTAAGGCTGTTAGGGGAACcttcccccctaaaatctcagactcacccctaAAGTTATGAGTGACTACTGCACCATACTTATTATACGTTAAACTTGTTATTAAAATGGTACAcaaaacttatcaaaaatgctctcagattcaatctcagaatgtttattttcccaggttaaaaattgaAAACACAACCTTTAAATGCTCTCAGAAATTCAGTATTAGATCATTGCTTAAAAAAAAATCTCCTAAGGTACATATACAATATATATACGTACAACTAACAAAAATTCCTATAGCCAATATTTTTTCTACTGCACAGCAGTTATTTTCTTTTCTGTGTGAACTATTAAAATGATATTTGTCAGCAGACTAAAATAAATATGCATTATCATTTATTTGTAAAAGTTTTGAGCTAATAATTATAAACAATTATTTCAATATGATCCAGAATTTGTACTGTATATGCTTTGTTAAAATCAGGTGATTGAAGGGCAGTAAGATTAGTTTTCACAGAGCTGGTCACAGTTATGTAAAGATTACAATCAATTACCTAATACTGATGCAGAGTGATCACATTTAGTAACTGATCAGCTATTACTACATACTTACATTTGGCTGCATATTAGACAAAACAGGTACAAAAGCATTGATCAGTAAGTCATATGGATAACTTAGAACACCAGTTAATGGAATTTGTCCACTGATCAAAATGATGTAACCTATGCACAAAACATGTAGATTTTATATCATATACTGTTAGCAATTAACATGAGGACAAAGCAAAATGCACACAATTGTAGTGGTATATACAGCAGCAGCCATTGGTACTTAAATGTAAACATCCCTCATTCATTATAGTTACTGTATCTAGCTTTTTATAATAAACTCTGCAAGTGTGGATTAGGTATAAAAGTTAGACTTTTACCTACGTATAAATAGGCATAACCATTCTGCTCATCAAATCTACATGAACAGTTACTCTTGTACATACATGAGAGATATTTGTGTACACAAATGCAGCACTACTGCTATATAGAAtcgcacataattatgtagaatcatagataatacacgaacatggattggaaacgcccgtgaaattatttacctatcctagttacggtgcgccaatacattggaaaatttgttgaaatgtactgggtggctgtttggctttctctcgcttgtttgaaggctagtttcaaggcgtggacattccttttacattgtttattgtgtagcgttttgtactgaacaagaacacagcttgTCTGTGGACATTGGAGGGAATATCATTGGCGACAGGTGGATACTGGCAGGTACGCGTTAGCAAATATTTCAACAGCATCGTTACCAGCTATCTTAACATAGCCTCTATGCCACAACCAAATAAATGTTTGGTAGACTGAAATGGATTTTTAGCCAAAGACTTGTTCGACTTGTGTAAAACAATTGcccaaagtagtgcctgttttctgttGTTTTATCCAAACAGTCTgagtatacagtgaaacattggatatctggttagctaaagccactctacctgctacaagtgaagCTAAGAACAGCAAACAAACGATGCTGCACTTTctatttcttcaggaaatttgcccaACCGTTATGAAACACTATACTTCACCTTTTAACTTGCATCTTGTTACGCTGTTGTTTGCTACTCGCCAGTGTCCAtaaccagtccagcctccaattagtgtaggtgctTTGTAACCTAGTTGTAACCAATAAACACGTATTTGTAGCTTACAAGAAATGCAAAATGTTCCACCTGTAACGACTGTAAACTTTTCGCGCACCGTAACGAGGATGGTCTATGACGTCACTAcgtaaataatacgggcgtttccaatccatgttcgtGCATTATCTATGGTAGAATATACAACATCTTCAGCAATATATTTGAAGACTGCTATGTTTCAGTATATCTCATCATCATGTATTAAGTATGTATGTCTATGCACTTGTGTAGCTATCAACTGTACGAATGTGGctatgtgtaatgttattaTACATTTATCCCATAATAATATAACATACTTAACTGGAGCTCAGGGAGGAATGTCATTAAGCCACTATATCCAGTAATGATGCCACCTTTACTACGAACAAGATAAGAATCTAGAAACGCCATCTCCCAAGGTGTCCCCCACACTGTTACACCATCATAATCTATAAATGCTGAAGGACAAATAACATGCATAACAGTATTATCAACATAGTATTATTAGGAACGAGGCTATTGAAACTGAGGAATGAGTATTATGCTCTTGTGTAGAGCCAATATTTCACCACTATAAACATCAAAATAATGTCAACAGTTTCAGTGTCTATTTGTCTGacagtataataatatataaaCACGTAGGTACAACATGCAATATAACTtcacaacaaaaaaattaagATTGCTATAGAAGccattaaacattaaagtatTTGCAAGCAAATTTCACTTGGTTACAAGGCAGTTAGTTACAACATTTGAAAAATATATATCTTAGTGATTAACACTCATCCTCTGCCATGCCCTAAACTTGAGTCAACAACAGCAATACcagattttgagcataaaaaTGGGGTGAAATTTTTGAGATTTAGGGgatataatagagcagtcacctactgtaatagaacagtttagcaaaatataattttttgcAATATCACTAAGCTGCATTATGCCAACTAATAACCATCTTTCATGTCTAGTAGAATATCTGCTTCAAAATCTTGATAAACGTTCTGATTACAAGTCACGAAAATTTGGAATAATTTGAGAACTATGCAATCATTCACTGTTACGTCTTGGGTCAATATTAGTAATTTCTAATTGTGTATTAATTTGAAGGATGCTAAaatgctactatatacatggtaCTATTTTGAGAACCATTTTCAGAAAAGCATTACAGGAACTTGCAGAGCAATCATTGTAATGATTGCATGTTATAACCTTTAGAAGTTGTATGAGCTCTACTGTATCCATATAGAGCTTAAATTAACCACCTACCAGGCAGTAACATTTGCTTCACATAGTCAGGACTTAGAATGCCATAGCCTTGTCCAAATGAATTGAAGAATTGTGCAagctaaaaaaattaaatatatAGAAAACGATACTGCTgaatatgtacactgtatacatactgtatgtttgCCATACTTACTCTTGTGCAATTGTTACGTAATTAACTACAATTATACAAGGTTAATATTGTAGTTGCACTACATCTAAAAACCAAGTCATTTTTAGCCTTGCTAGCTAACCACTGTATAAACACTAGTTAATTCAAACAAATTACAGTAGTACAACATATCATAACCATACCATTCCACCACAGTCAATTCACCCGTAGACAATAACACATAAAATCTACATTATTTTCAAACCAATCTATAGTACATGTGAGGCATGCCATGCACatgcataattgtgaccggatttgcgaaaaagtaccttttccacacattttacataccagcaaacaaaatgatgtaacacttgactccttacactgattaacttgcgcTTAGTATCAACATGCAGCCACATACAGTGGTtatactcatggaaaatttcatacaattatatgaaatgatcaaaaagttgtgaattagcttcaaagttcaaaaaagtGGTCAAATTCTGTGTGTGAAGAAGGTACCTTTtctcaaatccagtcacaattatctCCTAGTTAATGATTACTTAATGTGCCTCTGTATTTGCACATACAAAGTTGATGGACAAATGCATACATATGAATGTACTGTACGTATGGATAATGTCTTAGCCAACAACTTTTGTTGAAATTGGCTTGTTGTGTCAGTGAGCTTGTGTCAAATACTTTGGCATTTGTAAGGCTGCTGTCCATCAGTGACAATGTTATCCTGTTGCATGGTGGATTGTTGCACAACAACCCTTCATGCATTACATCATCCAATTCATTGCACAAACCTTCCGTTACAGACAAAAAACACTTAATAAAAGTATACAAAAAGTTCAAAATTGCAAAATGGCTTGCCTTGCTCTAAGGTAAGTAAAGTATCACGGGCTTAAGGCTTACCACCTACACACACAGCGGCACAGCCAGCCTTAGATCAACTGCAGGTACATTCCTTGTTTCTTCATGAGCTTACCCATTGGTGGGTTTAATGTATAGGTTACAGCATGTCAGTCCACAGCCACGTCAGcaaatttttttattaacaaTCACTAAGTTTGAAAGAAGTTAAGGCTGTATAAATGTTGCAACAGTTAACCTCCATACAAGCAAACTTTGCTCTATGATATGTAGTTTATCAATTTAAAGTACTGTCTGTAGCAGTGGTGATTTCACTTGAATTCACAATAGGCTTTATAGGTTTGTGGCTAGCACAAAATAGTTTTGCTGGCCTTAATGCGACCAGGAATAGTATAACACTATGAATGGAAAGGCTACAGATACAGTACTCCACTCAAAACATCTATTAGCTGTCTCATCACTTTTCCCGAACAATGTGGTTAATACTTCTTTAACagataattaacaataataatatccaTAGAGCAAGTAAGTACCTTCATCATATCATTCACAGTAGAGTACATTTGTCCAGCAGGTGCTGCCCATCCCAAGTCATAAAGAGATACTTCATACCCTCCTGCATCATATCCAGTAGCAGTTCTTGCTTTAACACTAAGTATTAAAAAGTGTGCTTGTATATGCAGGATTATTGCTTATAGCAGTGTAGCAGGCTGGGATAACTTGTGCACTGACTACAATCTGCTATACATGACGTACTTTAGGTTACTTTGTTCACTTATTCAAAACACCTACCTGTTCAGTCTACCTCCATTAATGATTTTAAGATTAAATTTGACAATCACTTTATGAACATTAGTTATTGTACTGATCCGGTTTAATAGGTAAGGCCAAGcaaagttgattcacagtttaaCATCAAAGAGATTTTTCAAAAAAGCATGAGGGCAAGTAGACATTTCTTGTTTTACATTGTGGAGATTTAAAAGTTCAAAGTCATTCCTGAGCTTTATTCAGCTAGATTCACTCACGTGGAGTAAAccataagtttttgaacatgTAGTTATTTAGTATTCACATAAATTGCTATAGCTAACTGTATTGGAAGCAGCTACATACTTTAACATGCATAGTACTATTAAATTAAAACTGCAGGGCTCCTATACACTATtactgttgcatcattgtgataCTCCACTTCAGTTCTTTATAGTTGCTATATAACTTTCAATCTGTTACTTAGTTGAGACAGCCACTTTTGTATGGGTATAGTTACACTTGTCTATTATATTGCATTGGGTGAAACATactgctcaccacaaagcatatgTAGAAAGGTCACTGAGACTCTGCAAACCCTAATGTTCTAAAGTCACTCtcagtacatgtacaaacttgcaactAGAAGCATTTGTAATTTTCAAACAATCCAGGTTACTAGATGGTTCTTAACTCAGTTGTGCCATATTTTCTTTAAGGAGGGGTTATGGTTTTGATTATGTCATTGTTATgttgactttgaagtggtttatacttttaaGTTAACAATGAAACCATCAAATATTTTTGTTTAGCCGAAAATTGCTAACCTGAGCAAAGTAACTACCTGTAATTCCAATAATGGAGCAATTACAAGCTTTTAATTTATTCTATTGGTGAATTTACTAACACAGAATATTTTTATTGAAAAGCTCAGACACTGGAATACAGCTTGTCCATCATTTGTTCACACATACGTATAGGGTATGTACTTGCTCTTTTTTCAAGGTACACTTTTCCTGGTAGCCTGAGTGTGGTGCTTTTGGTCATTAAATACCTGGAGAACTTAATGGGAAGGTCATTCACAAGAATCACTACTAGGCCCTGGCcgattatgccaccataatttaAAGCGTAATAGGTTACCAacagcatcaagcataatgctagcataatagggacgatattctaaaatttaattaaaatgcgcaatgaGTGTGCCTGAGAGAAAACAAATCTTCACCACCAATACACATTATTAATGCATTTCATATTTAGAAACACATAAAATAACTTGattagccatttcttggttatTCACATTTTGTAAAaagatttagatactctaatagagcagtcaggaaacacTAGTGCGCTTTAATAAACTAGCCATTCTTAAGCATAAACATTTTTGAAAGCAtagttttgagcataataggcttgtgttttttagcactgctcaaaagcataataggtaaaattttgagcattactacacctgtatttcaaaccAACAAAAAAGACTGCAAAGCTCTTTTACCCCTGTATgctgaagtttaatacaggcttcaTTTAGTGTTTGATTCTCGTCATATACTGGCTGTAAATGGacttgctcatgtgggtgcatatAGACAAACATAGGCAGATACAGTAGGTACATTAGGTACACATACACATTTTTGCGATACCAATTTTAGTAAACCAGGcttgtgcccacagccagccacaTCAAAGTGAAGCCTTGTCATCTGGTCAATTTGGGATAGTTAGTAGGATCAGAACAATACAATTAACTTTGTGCAGCTTTATGACCTTAACTAAGTACTTTGCTCCTGCATACCATAAAGATGCATAAAATTGATGCATATAGTTAAGAGCAACCCAATACTAAATGTAGCAGTTAAAATAACAATGATATAATTAGATGACTCCTTTATTGTGGGTCATAACTATAATGATAGAAGTATTAGCACAATTTAAGGAGATACACTTTGTGTTGAGGCAATGTATGAATGTGTTAACTTGTCACACTATAATCCAACAAAAGGCTGAATGTTCAAGGTTGTACGGTAAACCATAAACTGAAAGAGAAATTAAAAAACAATTTCTTGTGGATCAAATCATGGTTGGTTACAATTAGCTAAATTTCTTTATCCATTTTAAAACGTCGATCCTAGAGTCATAGGTTCAATGGCTTATAGTACAGTAAGTACTTGTATAATCTCAGCCCTTCGTGTTCACCAGTAACCAATATATAACTCAATAATAAAGCAAAGATGTGTGCCACGGCAGCCCAACACCACACAAGATGTAATTGTTTTATGTATGAccattttttgttttgttggtGATTTTCCAATATCCAGTCACATAAGTACACATGTTCAAGTTAGTACCTGTCAGTATACTCAAATCCAGTACTGGTCATGTTCAGCGGTTCAATAATATTCTTCTCTACATATTTCTCATAAGTGGTGGAAGAAGACAATTTTTGAATAAGGCAGCGTCCCAATAAGGCATATGCTAGATTgctgcaacatacaaataattataatataagaGCATACACTGTATTTTAGCTTTACAGTAAACTTTGACAAGTTAGTGGCAttatttattaaaattttctaaTTATTCTCacataaatttaaaaatcagtATATAAATAAACATTGTACTGATAATACTCAGATGTGTGTTTCACATTACTCTTATTTAAAAATTTATCTCAAACAGATTACAGTTTATAGCTACTGCAGGTAGCTACTGATATTATTTGCAGCTAAAAATTTTTTACAGCGTGTAAAATGTAGTTTAGAGAGGTAGCTGTGCTCTGTACTAACTACTCAAGTGCATATGCAATACTAGTACAGTACACTGTACTATCTACtcaagtgatatatatgcatacaaaaacTACTATAGTTGTAGATATGctcatgtatgcatgtaattaccatatacagtgtatatgtaataCATAGTTGCATTCCTCTGAACCGTATCTTCCTGTAAGGTTGTCATAccggcagtgttgggcaagatACTTTTTAAAAggaactagttacatattacttgcagctgaattaTTTagatacagttacatattacccataaaataaagtaactgtaataatattacatattatattactttgtgtccactgtcgcgtgtgaaactaccacctcaTCACGttacacgattgcgttgttcaacaatgtgcaaatcttgattataagtaagaagctggtgaataataagcttcattcagtaggcttcattacttcattgtggctaggcgttactcagtggattactaacgagattagtaactttgttacttgtagtagtaatattacgtaacattagatttgttacagtaactatattacttaggtagcaCGTtatgtttgtaagtaaagtaacttgagttatatttcCTGTTTTTATAGCTTATTTCGTTATGTTACTTAGTtaacacaaaagtaataatattacataacgcgttatataagtaacgcgttactcccaacactgcataccGGACATTAAATCAAACCAAATTACAAAGCCAAATAATGGACAAAAACTATTCCATTGCTATGTGGAACAATTTACACATATACTTTTAGTATCTTGAAGCCCTTGGTTTGTTTGCACTAATGCATTTTGCTACTCATTTAATGAATAACATTACAGTTACAATATAGGTAGGCACAACAACCTATACCTGTATGATGGCCTAGTCCATGATGGTGATACAAGATATTGATCCTTTAGCCTTGAAACTATTTCTTGAGTAGTAGCAGGACAAGCATTGTTTACAAAATCTCCAAGACAAGGTGGCTGGTCTGGTAGACCTGAAAGTTGTGATGCCATTTGTCTACAAGAGTTATTGATTAGCATAATACTGTAGATGCTTGGTCAGTTGGTGCACCCAATAAAGCACAAGAAAATGAAATGTCTATTGAAATGTTGCACTAATGAAAGCAATATGCATCAATATCATTGACAAGACACTGGATAGTAAAGTATTAATGTATGTGCCTTAACTAACCTGAGTGTGACAACGTTGTCTATTTTGTAGGGGTTTTTAATTGAAAATGATAAACAATAATTTGAGATAGGTTCATCCAGGGACTTAACATGACCTTTTTCTAACAGCTGGAACAAAGTGATTATCTAAGGAGAAACATAGAAACAGGTTATGCAATAtataacatactgtacacatgCAAAATTAATAGCATTCATCTTGCTTCAGTTAATATTGACGTGCATGTATTTTGGCTGTACACATTCTGTGAATA comes from Dysidea avara chromosome 4, odDysAvar1.4, whole genome shotgun sequence and encodes:
- the LOC136253759 gene encoding putative beta-lactamase-like 1, which produces MNTKRSIRSLSLLLICFLMSGCHWGLSESFNLRSVLDNEKVTDPLPKFCPIHPEPLPLPSPLPDPITDALTNLSSHIKLLIDELSAPGLAAAVAYRGETILTVGEGVINKKSTPARKPDSDTIFRIGSISKVFVIITLFQLLEKGHVKSLDEPISNYCLSFSIKNPYKIDNVVTLRQMASQLSGLPDQPPCLGDFVNNACPATTQEIVSRLKDQYLVSPSWTRPSYSNLAYALLGRCLIQKLSSSTTYEKYVEKNIIEPLNMTSTGFEYTDSVKARTATGYDAGGYEVSLYDLGWAAPAGQMYSTVNDMMKLAQFFNSFGQGYGILSPDYVKQMLLPAFIDYDGVTVWGTPWEMAFLDSYLVRSKGGIITGYSGLMTFLPELQLSYIILISGQIPLTGVLSYPYDLLINAFVPVLSNMQPNYPAPHNPEAYIGVYHDKAGQFNYTVFQYENQLALQITPTVAVFLSYYDDLLFQAKLPPVLPCVLYEISAANNQWVYFDKIDEQTGKSPGFTFPGIPGLISREVKSTFQSIVGDTDVTRTISKLQKVACTSKLSQDHVPDCDDSINTCAQLVQWSGRDGFFQSCQYPLLRVALWEMFDSAHDRECLLVDGRVSPNTDLDGKASPASNLVGSASLVSNLNERASPNTDLDGRASSASDLVGRVSSWRFAWESVS